One window of the Thunnus albacares chromosome 3, fThuAlb1.1, whole genome shotgun sequence genome contains the following:
- the si:ch211-113e8.11 gene encoding uncharacterized protein si:ch211-113e8.11 — MNSLVGYGVSSESDSDGDVEDVNNGGARFGKDVGNETTAVKKTRNFLLESGSASSESEQEEEDSEPSSSPPPQQHPAKAPTAACQPTLPAPSLGSLTPNKLPPPPLNACSDSSVFANPFKAQADQKLSALQKHVPLTMQAKPSQIGGKRMCVSYRKDGRCRFGIKCKFAHDSDLQTAVTPSDCHPPVSDEAPASAQVETRASGSQETEEEESEGQQVKKRRVGLSNTLIPPKRAMKQFAMQRDRERINMS, encoded by the exons ATGAACTCTCTCGTCGGATACGGAGTGTCCTCGGAGTCTGACAGCGATGGAGATGTAGAGGATGTAAACAACGGTGGAGCTCG TTTTGGCAAGGATGTCGGAAATGAGACGACAGCTGTTAAAAAGACCCGCAACTTCTTGCTGGAGTCTGGTTCAGCTTCCAGTGAGTCagaacaagaggaagaggactCAGAGCCctcttcatcaccaccaccacaacaacaTCCAGCAAAGGCACCTACTGCTGCATGCCAGCCCACCCTGCCTGCACCTTCCCTGGGCTCCCTCACCCCTAACAaactgcctcctcctcctctaaacGCCTGCtctgacagcagtgtgtttGCCAACCCCTTCAAGGCTCAGGCAGACCAGAAGCTCAGCGCCTTGCAGAAACATGTCCCCCTCACAATGCAGGCCAAACCCTCCCAGATTGGAGGTAAAAGGATGTGTGTGTCATACAGGAAAGACGGCAGATGCAGGTTCGGGATCAAATGCAAGTTTGCTCATGATAGTGATCTTCAGACTGCAGTTACACCCTCTGACTGTCATCCACCTGTGAGTGACGAAGCACCGGCATCAGCTCAGGTTGAGACCCGTGCAAGCGGCTCCCAGGAGACGGAGGAGGAAGAGTCAGAGGGGCAGcaagtgaagaagaggagggttGGACTGAGTAACACTTTGATTCCTCCTAAACGGGCTATGAAGCAGTTTGCCATGCAGAGGGACAGAGAACGGATCAATATGTCCTGA
- the cntf gene encoding ciliary neurotrophic factor, which yields MADRRTRGMTGSDQSRSTAARAAAIAEQLHYECSILLELYRKKETFSPDVTVADGRLVSVPPPSSQLDTRDKLWRLHSALLQCRSLLERAIAKEEEELGGQKKGEYETQRKTVKDRLSLLIINTGELLKAVDGPAVLTPSLDGLELDGPTMFELKLWVYRIFKEVDYWTKTAITTLQALPSVTAKERARTTRSVRSTRSVRR from the exons ATGGCTGACAGGCGGACTAGAGGTATGACCGGGTCGGATCAGAGCAGGAGCACGGCGGCCCGGGCTGCAGCTATAGCCGAGCAGCTGCACTATGAGTGCTCCATCTTACTGGAACTTTAT agaaagaaggagaccTTTTCTCCAGATGTTACAGTGGCTGACGGCCGTCTGGTGTCCGTCCCACCTCCTTCCTCCCAGCTGGACACCAGGGACAAGCTCTGGCGTCTCCACTCGGCTCTGCTACAGTGCCGCAGCTTGTTGGAGAGAGCGATTgccaaagaggaagaggaactgGGAGGTCAGAAGAAGGGTGAGTACGAGACCCAGAGGAAGACGGTAAAGGACAGGCTCTCGCTTCTCATAATCAACACTGGAGAACTTCTCAAAGCTGTAGATGGCCCGGCGGTCCTGACACCCAGCTTGGACGGATTGGAG TTAGACGGCCCGACCATGTTTGAGCTGAAGCTTTGGGTATACCGGATCTTCAAAGAGGTAGACTACTGGACCAAGACGGCCATCACCACCTTGCAAGCCCTGCCCTCGGTGACAGCCAAGGAGCGAGCGAGGACCACAAGAAGCGTCAGGAGCACGAGAAGTGTCCGCAGAtga